Within Sandaracinaceae bacterium, the genomic segment GCACCGTGAACCTGGCCCTCCGCGACGTTCGCCGGCACCTCGGCCGGTTCATGGGCACTGCCGCGGGGCTCGGCCTGCTCCTGAGCGTGGTGGTCGCGATGCAGGGCATCTACGCCGGCATGGTCGACGACGCCACCATCCTGACCCGGGCGATGCACGCCGACCTGTGGCTCGTTCAGCGCGACACGCGCGGGCCGTTCGCGGAGGGCTCGCGCCTCGACCCGAGCGTGGAGGCGCGAGCCGCGGCGGTGCCGGGCGTTCGCAGCGCGCGCCCCTACACCTACCAGCTCATTCAGCGCGACCACCGCTCTGCCGTGATGCGCATCGCGCTCGTGGGGCTCGGCTGGCCGGACGACCCGGGGCGCTCGCTGCCCCTGGTGCGCGGGCGACGTCTGCAGCAGCCCCACGGCGAGATGATCGTGGATGCCTCCCTCGGGCTGGGCATCGGGGAGTCGCTCGTGTTCGCGGGCGAGCCGTACCGCGTGGTGGGGCTCACGAGCAACGCGCTCACCTCTGGTGGCGAGTCCGTCGCCTTCGTGAGCGTGGCCGACGCCGAGCTCATCGCGTTCGACCAGCCCGCGGAGGCCGCCATGCTGGAGCGTGAGCGCGTGGTGGCGCGCCTGCGGAGCACGGACATCGGCCGCGGGCAGCCGGCTCTCGAGGAGCTCGCCACGGACCCGCGCTGGCGCTCGCCGGCGCTGGCGTCGCCCCCGGTGGCGGCGGTGCTCGTCGAGGCGGACCCGCATCGCATCGCCGAGGTGCGGGAGGTCATGCGCAGCTGGGGCGACGTCAGCGTCTACTCGCAGGGCGAGGAGGAGGCGCTGCTGCTCGGTGGCGTGGTGCAGCGGGCGCGCATGCAGATTGGGCTCTTCACCGTGATCCTCACGCTCACGGCCGCCGTGATCATCATGATGATCATGTACAACCTCACGCTCGAGAAGACGCACGATCTCGCAGTCCTCAAGCTCATGGGGGCGCCCGGCTCCCGCCTCCTCGGGCTGGTGCTCCAGCAGGCCTGGCTGCTGGGTGCGCTCGGCTATGCAGTGGCCTTCGTCATCGGCGAGCTTGCCTATCCGATGTTCCCGCGCCGGGTGCTCATCACGGAGGCCATCTCTATCGTGGCGCCCATCGCGACGATGGCCATCGTCACCCTCGCCAGCATCCTCGGCCTGAACCACGTCATGCGCATCGACCCGTCGGTCGCGCTGGAGGGCTGACCATGGAAGACGCCGTCCGCGCGGTGGAGCTGAGCAAGACCTACGGGACGGGCCCGGCCACCGTGAAGGCGCTGGACCACGTGAGCCTCACGATCCCCCGCGGGACGGTGGCCGCGCTGCTCGGGCCCAGCGGGTCGGGCAAGTCCACGCTCATCAAGGCCTTGGGCTTCGTCTCGCCCGCCGATACGGGTGAGGTGTTCTTCGGGGGGCGCCTCGTCGTGAAGGACGGCGTTCCGCTGGCAGACCTTGCCTACCTGCGCAGGCGTCACCTCGGCTTCGTGTTCCAGAAGGCGAACCTCACGTCGTTCCTCACCGCGCGGGAGAACGTGGAGATCGCGTGCGAGTTCGGTGGCAAGACCGACGGCCGAAAGCGCGCTCGTGAGCTGCTCGAGTACCTGGACGTCGCGGGCCGGGAGCACTCGTACCCCGAGATGCTCAGCGGCGGCGAGCAGCAGCGCGTGGCCATCGCCAGAGCCCTGGCGAACGAACCGTCGTTGATCCTCGCGGACGAACCGACCGCCGCACTCGACAGCGTTCGCAGCCGAAGCGTCATGGAGCTGTTCCGAAAGGTCGCGCACGAGCGCGGCGCGGCGGTGCTGGTGGTCACCCACGACCACCGCGCGCTCGACGTGTTCGACGTGCTCTACGAGATGGAGGATGGCCGGCTCCGCCCGAACGCTGCTACCCTCCCCGCTCGATGAGCGAACGCGACCTCACCGGACGCTGCGGCACGTGTGGATTCTTCGTGGCGCTGCGGCGCGACGACAGCGGCCGCGCCAGCGGAGAGTGTCGCCTGGGCTGCTGGCCCTCGCCGCTGTCCGACACCATGACGTGCTCGAGCCACAAGCCCATTGGGCAGTCGTTCGCGGGTGCGCTGGCCCGCAAGCGCGTGGCCGGTGAGCCCGTGCGGCGTGGGCCGCGCGCAGGCAGCAGCGGTGGCAAGGGCGCCGACGGCGTCAGCTACGAGCCCGAGCAACGGCCGAGCATCCCCAAGGAGATTGGAATCGACATGGACCAAGCCGAATTCAAACAGGTGCTGCGCGAGGTCTTGCTGGAGGAGCTGGGCGTGCGCGACGTGGCGCTCGGTGAGCGCTGGCGCGGGGGCGAGGTGGAGCTCAAGCCCGGGCGCGACGGCGTGGCCAGCAAGAGCGTGCCCATGGACGTGTTCTTCAAGAAGATCGTGCTGGTGCGCGAGAAGCTCCGCGTGCTCGAGCAGAAGATCAACAACTCGGACAACCTGGCCGACGACGAGAAGGTGCAGATGCAGCAGTACGTGACGGCCTGCTACGGCAGCCTCACCACGTTCAACGTGCTGTTCGCGGACCGCGACGACTACTTCACGGGGCAGTCCACCAAGTGAGCGTGCGGGGACGCGGCGCGGCTGGCCTGTGGCTGGCCACGGTGCTGCTGGCGAGCGCCCTCGGGGGTGCGTGCGGCGGCGGCACCAACGCGCGTCACCCCAACGGGCGGCAAGACGATCCCGAAGAGGCAGCCGGCGGCGAAGAACCCGTCAGCGAGGACACGCCCGAGGAGCGCCCCGCCGTGGAGGGCGCGCTCGAGCTCACGCTGGCCCAGCCCGACGGCGCGCTCATGTTCGTGGGCGAGATGCGTGGGCGCCCCGTGCTGCTCTTCTTCTTTGCCACCTACGACGTGGCCAGCCAGGCCAACGTCATGCCGCTGAGCGCCTTTGCCGAGGCACACCCCGAGGTGCGCGTGGTGGCGGTGGCCGTGCAGCCCGACGCGCGCCAGTTCGTGGGTGCCTGGGTGACCGCGCTCAGCCCGCCGTTCGAGGCCGCGTTCGACCCCGACGACGCCATCAGCCAGGGCACCACCGCGCTCGGCCAGCTGGGGGTGCCCACCTTCGTGCTGCTGGATGCCGACGGCGTGCCGCGCGCCGCCCTGGCAGGCGTCCAGACGCAGGCCACCATCGAAGAGATGCTGACCCGGCTGCCGTGAGCTGGCGGCGGTGTTAAGGGGGACTTTCACCTCCTGGGCCAGGCTTGGGCGAGGCATAAAGTCCCCTAGCGGGGACTAGATGGCTGACAGCAGGGTATGCCCTACCAAGGGTACTCAGACACTGCGTCCGGCCATCCTTGGTCGAACGCACCCCATTGTCGACCACCCAGCCTGCCCGAAGGGCGGACTGAATGTGTCCAAGTACCCTTGGTAGAACAGCACCGACTCGCGGCCATCTAGTCCGACCCGCAGGGGCGGACTTTCAGGTCGCCCAGGCCTGGTTTGCTGCCCTCGGCTTCAGCCGGGGTGCCCCTCAACGGCCCATCGTCAACTTGTCAACACCACTGCGCCCAGCCACTACAGCCCGATGCCCAGCTGCGCGCGCGACACCCCCGCGCTGGTGATGACGCCACGCTGCGTGCTGGCCTCTTCCGGGTCGCGGAACGTGATGCCGTGCCGCCCGAAGTCGCGCTGCAGGTCGTCGTACGACGTGCGGATCTTGTCCACCGTGTTGCGGTAGGCCACGTCCTCCACCTCGCGCCGGTAGAAGTACTTCATGGGCGAGCCACCCAGGATGCGCATCTCGTCGCCGTAGGGGCGGAACAGGTAGAAGCTGACCTCGGGGTGCATCTCGCGGATGGACCGCACGGCCTTGTCGAAGCGCCCGTTGATGAGCGCCTTGAGCCCCTGCATGGTGGAGTAGACGCCGCCGCGGGAGTGCACGTGACCGGCCGTGTCCGAGAACACCGGCACCAGCGGGTCGATCAGGATGACCATGGTGGCGCCCTGCCGCACGGCCACGCGCATGTTGGTGGTGCGCGTGAAGGCGCCGTCGATGTAGTAGCGCCCGTCGATGCGCTCCGGCGCGTAGAACGGCACGAGCGCGGCCGAGGCCCGCACGGCCTTGTGCACGGGCACGTGGCGGAAGCCCTCTTCGCCGAACACCACCGCCTGCGAGGTGTCCTGGTCCGTGGCCCCCACGAACAGCGGCCGGCGCAGGTCATCGAAGTGGTTGCGCATGCCCGGGCGCGTGAGGTGCCGCTCCAGGTAGTCGCGCAGCTTGTCGCCCGCGAAGATGCCCCCGGGCACGGCGCGGAACACCGACGAGAGCGCGCCACGCGGGCCCTCACCGCCGCGCACCAGCTCGGAGGCGGCCCTGGCCACGCGAGGCCCCAGCTCCTTCAAGTTGGGATCGAAGATGTCGGAGCGGCGAATCGGGTCGACACGGGCCCGCCCCCCGGCCAGGCCGCGGCCAATCTCGTCGGGGCCCACGCCGTTGGCCAACATGCAGCCGATGAGCGCGCCGGCGCTGATGCCGCAGAAGAGGTCGAAGTCCACGATGGCGCGGTCCACCAGGAACGACTCGAGCGCGCGCAGCACGCCAATCTCGTAGAACAGGCCCTCCACGCCCCCGCCCGCCAGGCAGATGGCCACCTTGCCGGCGCGCAGGCGCTCGGTCTGCAGCGCGATCTGCGCCTCGAGCGCGTCCAGGTTGGGCCGGTCCAGCACCGCGCGCAGGCGATACGTGCCGAAGTGGAATGCGGCGTCGGCCCCGCCCCGCCCCACGATGCCGATGACCCGGTCGCGCTGCACCGCTGCGTGCAGCTCATCGTCCGGGAAGAGGCGCGCCAAGAGCTGCCCCGCGCGGGTGAGCGCGAAGGGCCCCTGCTGGCTGGGGCTGTCCACGTCGCCCGTGAGCGGCTGCTCGCGCGTGTCGATGACCAGCGCGTCCACGGACTGCTCGGCCAGCACCCGCATGGCCACACCCGGGTCGCTCACCGTGTAGAAGCGCAGCGTGCCGCCGGGCCGCTGGTAGATGAAGGCGCCATCCCCCGCGCGCCGGGCCCCCTCGCGCATCAGCAGGAGGTCCTGAGCCCGCGCGTCATCGAGCGGCGCGCCCACGTACAGAACGGTGTGCATCGGGGGGGTGTAGGGTCGAAGGGTGCCGGTGCGCAACCCAGGCCCCTCCCTGGGCATGCGGCCACTTCACGTGGGCGTGGGCGTTGACGGCGACGGCGACGGCGACGGCTATCGACTCATCACAAGTTCGTCGGGGCAGTCCGAGGCCGAGTGGATTCTGCAGGTTCCGTTCTGGGCCTTATTTCAAGCCACTTTTGGCGCCCCGGCTTGAAAAGCCGGGGCAGCGGGTCCTGGGCCTCGCTCCGGGGACAAGTCCTCCCTCCGAGGGAGGACTCAGCTTGGGTGGACTAGAGGAGCTCGAGGTGGCTGGCTGTGGAGGGTTTGGGGCCCGTCGAGGCCTCGAAGGCCTCATGGTTGGTCGTGACTTGCCAAACCCACCCGCCTTGGAACGACTAATCGATGAGTAAGCAGCTCGGATCTCGCCCAGCAGATGATCTCGAGGCTCAACACTTTACCCGCTTCCGAGGCTGAGTCCTCCCTTGGAGGGAGGACTTGTCCCCGAAGCCAGGCGAAGGTCCCGCTGCCCCGGCTTTCAAGCCGGGGCGCCCAAGTGCCTTGATACAAGCCGCTTCCGGCCCAGCGAGAGTCGGCCAGGGTCCTTGGGACGGCTCCGGTGACCATGGGTTCGCTCAGGAGGAGACGTACTTGTCCACGCTCAGCGCCCAGCGGATTTCATCAATGATGTCCGAGATCTCGCCGGTGTCCTTCTCGTACGTGACCTCGTGCCAGACATCGAGGACGCGCGAGTCGTCGACCGGGTCCAGCACCTTCACGGTCTTGGCGTCCGCCTCCGCGTAGCCGCGGGCTCCGGCGCTCTCGCCCACCATGCTGCGGACGCGGTCGAACAGCTGCTCGGCCATCTCGTTGGGGAAGTCCGAGCGCTGCGTGCGGGCCGTGAACGACACGCGCGCGTGGTCTCGGAGCCGAAGCCGAACGCCCGAGTCCATGATGTGGAACCGCACGCGCTCAGCGATGTGAATCTCTTGGTCTTCGGTGCGGTACACCTCCACACCGGCTTGGTGGAGGGCGGACTGCACGGTGCTTAGATCGGCGAGGCGGGACACGCTTTCCTCTCGGACTTTCGGAACGCTGGTCAAACCTTACGTAGGATAGCCTCCCCGTGCTGAAGACTGCAACGACGAAGAACAGAACTCAGGGCGCGAGGCGGCGCATGGACCAGCCGGCAGCGGTGCGCGTGTACTCGAAGCGGTCGTGCAGGCGGTCGGCGTCGGCGAACCAGAGCTCGATGGTGCTCGGGACCAGGCGGTAGCCGCCCCAGCGCGGGGGGCGCGGCACGGGGCCTGCGGCGAAGCGCTCGTCGGCCTCTTGCACGCGGGCCGCGAGGGCTGCGCGGTCGGGGATCTCCTGGCTCTGCGGAGAGGCCCAGGCGCCCACCTGGCTGCCGCGCGGGCGGCTGGCGAAGTAGGCGTCGCTGACGGCGTCGGGGGCCTCCGTGACGCGGCCCTCCACGCGCACCTGCACGCCCGTCGAGGACCAGTGGTAGGCCAGCGCCGCCACGCCACGGGCCAGCTCGCGGCCCTTGCGGCTGTCGCGGTGCGTGTAGAACACGAAGCCCTGCTCGCTCACGTCGCGCACCAGCACGAAGCGCACGGACGGCACGCCGGCGTCACTGGCGGTGGCCAGGGCCGCGCGGTCGGGCTCGAAGCTCTCGCTCTGCGCGGCCTCGCGGTGGAGCCTCACGAACCAGGCGATCGGGTCGGCCTCGGGGTGCATCGCCGGGTTATGACCTCCGGGCGCTTGGCACGCCATGCCAGGTCACCCCCATGAAGGGAAAGCTACACTGGTGTCGGACAAAGCTAGCTTTGCGGGGGCGCGCTCGTGATACCGTCTCGCCTCCATGACTGGAAGCGCCGAGGAGCTCATCGCCCGCCTGCGGGCCAACCCCGAGGACCCTGCTGCGTTCGCCGAGCTCCGCGCGCACTATCACCGCATTGGTGATCACGCGTCGCTCGCGAACTTGTTGGTGGGGTGGGCCGGGCGCACCCAAGACCACGGCTCGGCGGCCACCGCCTTCGTGCAAGCGGCCGATCTCATCGCGCGCTACGTGAACGACATCCCGCGCGCGATCGCGGTGTACGAGCAGGCGCTCGAGCGGCAGCCCACGCACGCCGACGCCACCGCGCGGCTCGAGAAGCTGTTTCAGCACACGGGCGAAGCGCGCCGGCTCATCGACCTGTACGAGCGGCGCATCAAGGCCCTCACGCGCTTGCAGGGTGAGCCGCGCGTCATCGCCGAGCTGCACGAGAAGGTGGCGGGCATCTGGCTCGAGCACTTCCAGCGCGCCGACAAGGGCGTGGCCAGCTACCGCGCCGCGTTCGAGCTGGACCCCACGCGCGTGTCGGCCATCTACGCCGCGCGCGAGATCTACCGCGAGGCCGGCAACCTGAAGGCCGCCATTCCGCTCTACCAGCTGGAGGCCAACGCCGAGCCCGACGCCGCGCGCCGCGTGGGCCTGCTGCGCGAGCTGGCCAGCATTCGCCGCGAGCACGCGCACGATCTCGCGGGCGCCATCACGTCGCTGCAAGAAGCCCTGCGCATTGTGCCCGATGACGCGAGCGTGCTGCACGAGCTGGCCACGCTGCGCCTCGAGCACGCCGCGGCGGGTGGACCAGACGCCGACGCCGAGCGCCGTGAGGCCGCCGACCTGCTCTTCCAGCTGGCCCAGCTGTTGGGCGGCGAGCACGCGCTGGCCTATGCCTGCGCTTCGCTAGACGCCGCGCCGGACTTCGAGCCCGCGCTCGACTACCTGGAGCGCCTGGCCGCCGAGCACAACCGGGGCGACCTGCTGCCCGCGCGCTGGGTGGGCTTCGTGGCCACCGCCGAAGACGGGCCGGGCGCGCGCCGCCGCCGCCACGACCTGGCCACCGCCTACGTGGAGGCGGGCCAGCCCAAGGACGCCATCAACTGCCTCGAGCCGCTGCTCACGCTGGGTGACGTGGACGCCGCGCAAGCGCTGGTGCGCCTGTACCGCGACGCGGGCCGCGATGACGACGCCGAGCGCGCGCTGTCCATCTCCATGGCCGCGCTGCCCATGGACGAGCGCCTCCCGCGCATGCAAGAGCGCGTGAAGAAGTTCCACGCGGCGGGCAACCTCGAGCGCGCCGAGATCACGGCCACCGAGCTGCTGGCGCTGGACCCCAGCAACGCCGTGGCCATCGAGATGCTGGTGCAGATTCGGCGCGGCGCGGGCGACCTGTCCGGCGCGCGTGACCTGCTGCACTCGGGCGCCAGCAACCCCGGCGTGGAGACGCCGCGGCGCGTGGAGCTGCTGCACCAGGTGGCGCAGCTGTGCGAGGCCGAGCTGGGTGACGTGGACGGCGCCGTGGGTGCCTGGCGCGCCATCGCCGCGCTGGCCCGCAAGAGA encodes:
- the pdxH gene encoding pyridoxamine 5'-phosphate oxidase encodes the protein MHPEADPIAWFVRLHREAAQSESFEPDRAALATASDAGVPSVRFVLVRDVSEQGFVFYTHRDSRKGRELARGVAALAYHWSSTGVQVRVEGRVTEAPDAVSDAYFASRPRGSQVGAWASPQSQEIPDRAALAARVQEADERFAAGPVPRPPRWGGYRLVPSTIELWFADADRLHDRFEYTRTAAGWSMRRLAP
- a CDS encoding ABC transporter permease — protein: MNLALRDVRRHLGRFMGTAAGLGLLLSVVVAMQGIYAGMVDDATILTRAMHADLWLVQRDTRGPFAEGSRLDPSVEARAAAVPGVRSARPYTYQLIQRDHRSAVMRIALVGLGWPDDPGRSLPLVRGRRLQQPHGEMIVDASLGLGIGESLVFAGEPYRVVGLTSNALTSGGESVAFVSVADAELIAFDQPAEAAMLERERVVARLRSTDIGRGQPALEELATDPRWRSPALASPPVAAVLVEADPHRIAEVREVMRSWGDVSVYSQGEEEALLLGGVVQRARMQIGLFTVILTLTAAVIIMMIMYNLTLEKTHDLAVLKLMGAPGSRLLGLVLQQAWLLGALGYAVAFVIGELAYPMFPRRVLITEAISIVAPIATMAIVTLASILGLNHVMRIDPSVALEG
- a CDS encoding TlpA family protein disulfide reductase, whose product is MRGRGAAGLWLATVLLASALGGACGGGTNARHPNGRQDDPEEAAGGEEPVSEDTPEERPAVEGALELTLAQPDGALMFVGEMRGRPVLLFFFATYDVASQANVMPLSAFAEAHPEVRVVAVAVQPDARQFVGAWVTALSPPFEAAFDPDDAISQGTTALGQLGVPTFVLLDADGVPRAALAGVQTQATIEEMLTRLP
- a CDS encoding ABC transporter ATP-binding protein yields the protein MEDAVRAVELSKTYGTGPATVKALDHVSLTIPRGTVAALLGPSGSGKSTLIKALGFVSPADTGEVFFGGRLVVKDGVPLADLAYLRRRHLGFVFQKANLTSFLTARENVEIACEFGGKTDGRKRARELLEYLDVAGREHSYPEMLSGGEQQRVAIARALANEPSLILADEPTAALDSVRSRSVMELFRKVAHERGAAVLVVTHDHRALDVFDVLYEMEDGRLRPNAATLPAR
- a CDS encoding patatin-like phospholipase family protein — protein: MHTVLYVGAPLDDARAQDLLLMREGARRAGDGAFIYQRPGGTLRFYTVSDPGVAMRVLAEQSVDALVIDTREQPLTGDVDSPSQQGPFALTRAGQLLARLFPDDELHAAVQRDRVIGIVGRGGADAAFHFGTYRLRAVLDRPNLDALEAQIALQTERLRAGKVAICLAGGGVEGLFYEIGVLRALESFLVDRAIVDFDLFCGISAGALIGCMLANGVGPDEIGRGLAGGRARVDPIRRSDIFDPNLKELGPRVARAASELVRGGEGPRGALSSVFRAVPGGIFAGDKLRDYLERHLTRPGMRNHFDDLRRPLFVGATDQDTSQAVVFGEEGFRHVPVHKAVRASAALVPFYAPERIDGRYYIDGAFTRTTNMRVAVRQGATMVILIDPLVPVFSDTAGHVHSRGGVYSTMQGLKALINGRFDKAVRSIREMHPEVSFYLFRPYGDEMRILGGSPMKYFYRREVEDVAYRNTVDKIRTSYDDLQRDFGRHGITFRDPEEASTQRGVITSAGVSRAQLGIGL